A genomic region of Solanum dulcamara chromosome 2, daSolDulc1.2, whole genome shotgun sequence contains the following coding sequences:
- the LOC129877592 gene encoding major pollen allergen Lol p 11-like, whose translation MAKMIALFVVCLVLFASIHASANFMDTFLVVGKVYCDTCRCGFETSASKYLPGSWIRIECKKRDTNDLAYTVEGVTNSKGEYKILVNSDRNDEFCDVVLIRSSDPTCAEPNTGRDRARVVLTRNNGMVSNTRFANSMGFLSNEPLASCTKILQQYEFSEERF comes from the exons atggcaAAGATGATAGCTTTGTTTGTTGTTTGCTTAGTATTATTTGCTTCTATTCATGCTAGTGCCAATTTCATGGACACTTTTCTTGTTGTTGGCAAAGTTTATTGCGACACTTGTCGTTGTGGCTTTGAGACCTCTGCCTCCAAGTATCTTCCTG GGTCGTGGATTAGAATTGAGTGCAAGAAGAGGGACACTAACGACTTGGCATACACAGTTGAAGGTGTGACAAACTCTAAAGGAGAATACAAGATCCTTGTGAACAGTGACCGTAACGATGAATTTTGCGATGTGGTCCTTATTAGAAGCTCCGATCCTACGTGTGCGGAACCCAACACGGGTCGCGATCGCGCCCGTGTTGTCCTCACTCGCAACAATGGCATGGTTTCTAATACTCGCTTCGCTAATTCTATGGGATTCCTTTCTAATGAGCCACTTGCTAGTTGCACAAAAATTCTCCAGCAATACGAATTTTCAGAAGAAcggttttaa